In Chryseobacterium lactis, a single genomic region encodes these proteins:
- the uvrA gene encoding excinuclease ABC subunit UvrA, whose amino-acid sequence MANTTEIDIKKQIYVKNAHLNNLKHIDVLIPKNKLIVITGVSGSGKSSLAFDTIYAEGQRRYVESLSSYARQFLGKLEKPKVDDIKGLAPSIAIQQKVISSNPRSTVGTSTEIYDYMKLLFARIGKTYSPISGEEVKKDSVSDVVDFIKASKKDSSFLLTAPLEYDADNFKENLNILKLAGFTRLEINGNVAGIEDLESFGFVPEKGMMINLVIDRFSYEEDESFLQRLADSIQMAFYEGRGYCSLKNTDTGKTKEFSNKFELDGMEFLEPNVHFFSFNNPYGACPACEGYGKVIGIDEDLVVPNKTLSVYEDAVVSWRGETMSEWKKDFIKKAGDFPIHKPYHQLTKEQKNFLWKGDGKNNFPSINNFFKMLEENLYKIQYRVMLSRYRGKTLCSTCEGLRLREETSWVKIDGHNIQSMIELPLDELAPVINGLQLSDHDKEVAKRLLYEITTRLEFLLKVGLGYLTLNRTSNTLSGGESQRINLATSLGSSLVGSIYILDEPSIGLHSKDTENLIEVLKNLRDLGNTVIVVEHDEDVMRAADYIIDIGPEAGYLGGELVFAGDYKDLKKANTLTSEYLTGRLEIKVPEKRRKAKEWIHIKGARQNNLKNIDVDIPLENLVVISGVSGSGKSTLMKEILTNDIQIQLGMGGKKGDYDSVEFPKKLIKNIELIDQNPIGKSSRSNPVTYLKAYDDIRDLFAKQKVAKMMGYKPKHFSFNVDGGRCDECKGEGVINVSMQFMADIELECEVCKGTRFKSEILEVKFDEKSISDILHMTVDEALAFFKDNNEEKIVTKLRPLQEVGLGYLQLGQSSSTLSGGEAQRVKLASFLVKGVTTDKTLFIFDEPSTGLHFHDIQKLLKSLQALIDLGHSVIVIEHQPDIIKSADFIIDIGPEAGKHGGEVVFAGTPEDLTKNKKSYTAKYIKEKLEN is encoded by the coding sequence ATGGCTAATACGACAGAAATAGATATAAAAAAACAGATTTACGTTAAGAATGCACATCTTAATAATCTGAAACATATAGACGTCCTGATTCCTAAAAATAAACTTATTGTTATTACCGGAGTTTCAGGAAGTGGAAAATCATCTCTGGCTTTTGATACTATTTACGCAGAAGGCCAGCGAAGGTATGTGGAAAGTTTGAGTTCTTATGCACGTCAGTTTTTAGGCAAATTAGAAAAGCCTAAAGTAGATGACATCAAAGGACTGGCTCCTTCTATTGCCATACAACAGAAAGTAATTTCTTCCAATCCGCGATCTACAGTAGGAACTTCTACTGAGATCTATGATTATATGAAGCTTTTATTTGCCAGAATCGGGAAAACATATTCTCCGATTTCGGGGGAAGAAGTTAAAAAAGATTCGGTTTCCGATGTGGTAGATTTTATTAAAGCTTCCAAAAAAGACAGTTCTTTTCTACTGACTGCGCCGTTAGAATATGATGCAGACAATTTCAAGGAAAATTTAAATATTTTAAAGCTTGCAGGTTTCACAAGACTTGAAATCAATGGAAATGTGGCTGGAATTGAAGATTTGGAAAGCTTCGGATTTGTTCCTGAAAAAGGGATGATGATCAATCTTGTCATTGACCGTTTTTCTTATGAAGAAGATGAAAGTTTCTTACAGCGTTTAGCAGATTCTATTCAAATGGCATTCTATGAAGGTCGTGGCTATTGTTCTCTGAAGAATACAGATACAGGAAAAACAAAAGAGTTTTCCAATAAATTTGAACTTGACGGCATGGAGTTTCTTGAGCCAAACGTTCATTTTTTCAGTTTCAACAATCCTTATGGAGCGTGTCCGGCTTGCGAAGGATATGGAAAGGTAATCGGAATAGATGAAGATCTTGTAGTTCCGAACAAAACATTATCTGTATATGAAGATGCCGTAGTTTCCTGGAGAGGAGAAACGATGAGCGAATGGAAGAAGGATTTCATTAAAAAAGCAGGTGATTTCCCGATTCATAAACCTTATCATCAGTTGACAAAGGAGCAGAAAAATTTTCTTTGGAAAGGTGACGGGAAAAACAATTTCCCTTCTATTAATAATTTCTTCAAAATGCTTGAAGAAAACTTATACAAAATCCAATACCGTGTAATGCTGTCCCGCTACAGAGGGAAAACCCTTTGCTCTACCTGTGAAGGCTTAAGACTGCGCGAGGAAACGAGCTGGGTAAAGATAGACGGCCACAATATTCAATCCATGATTGAACTTCCTTTGGATGAACTGGCACCGGTAATTAACGGATTACAATTGTCTGACCACGATAAAGAAGTTGCCAAACGATTGTTGTATGAAATTACCACCCGTCTAGAGTTTTTATTAAAAGTAGGATTAGGATATTTAACACTCAACAGAACTTCAAATACATTGTCCGGAGGTGAAAGCCAGAGAATTAATCTTGCAACGAGTTTAGGAAGCTCTTTGGTCGGTTCCATCTATATTTTGGATGAACCTTCTATCGGTCTTCATTCTAAGGATACTGAAAATCTGATTGAAGTATTAAAAAATCTTCGTGATCTTGGCAACACCGTAATCGTTGTAGAGCATGATGAAGATGTAATGAGAGCCGCAGATTATATTATAGACATCGGGCCGGAAGCCGGTTATCTTGGTGGCGAGCTTGTATTTGCAGGAGATTATAAAGATCTTAAAAAAGCCAATACGCTTACTTCAGAATATCTTACCGGAAGATTGGAAATCAAAGTACCGGAAAAACGTAGAAAAGCAAAAGAATGGATTCATATTAAAGGAGCCCGTCAGAATAATCTTAAAAATATCGATGTTGATATTCCATTGGAAAACCTTGTGGTGATCTCCGGAGTTTCAGGAAGTGGAAAATCTACATTGATGAAAGAGATTTTAACCAATGATATCCAGATTCAACTGGGAATGGGAGGTAAAAAGGGAGATTATGATTCGGTAGAGTTTCCAAAAAAACTGATCAAGAATATTGAATTAATCGATCAGAATCCTATCGGAAAATCTTCACGCTCCAACCCGGTAACCTATCTGAAAGCTTACGACGACATCCGTGATCTTTTTGCCAAGCAGAAAGTAGCAAAAATGATGGGCTATAAGCCGAAACATTTCTCCTTCAATGTTGATGGCGGAAGATGTGATGAATGTAAAGGAGAAGGCGTCATCAATGTTTCCATGCAGTTTATGGCAGATATTGAACTGGAGTGTGAAGTTTGTAAAGGAACTCGTTTCAAAAGTGAAATTCTGGAGGTGAAATTTGATGAAAAAAGCATCTCTGATATCCTTCACATGACTGTGGACGAAGCATTGGCATTCTTTAAAGATAATAATGAAGAGAAAATTGTAACCAAACTGAGACCTTTACAGGAAGTTGGATTAGGTTACCTACAACTGGGACAAAGCTCCTCTACCCTTTCCGGTGGTGAAGCGCAACGTGTGAAACTGGCATCATTCCTGGTAAAAGGGGTAACAACGGATAAAACGCTGTTTATTTTTGACGAACCTTCTACCGGTCTTCACTTCCATGATATTCAGAAATTACTGAAGTCATTACAAGCATTGATTGATCTGGGTCATTCTGTTATCGTTATCGAGCATCAGCCTGATATTATTAAATCTGCAGACTTTATCATTGATATTGGTCCCGAGGCAGGAAAACACGGTGGTGAAGTTGTTTTTGCCGGAACTCCGGAAGATTTAACAAAAAACAAAAAGTCGTACACCGCAAAATATATCAAGGAAAAACTTGAAAATTAA
- a CDS encoding DUF5700 domain-containing putative Zn-dependent protease: MIHRILLILFIFLSSQMIYSQTFDDSSCWEYFKLTENLKKDKPLDKKVWNQFLENKAIQVYLKDQGVDSTFTDNYRKIMEIVYMPKNAAILQERLKEPMKNWWFYNINEYKVNEDNMKKYLTDIKKDPERYFDACYQYTYAMLPKKYQKKAPEYNVSIIPIHNDAHVENGWMVFTLIAAYFHDANKMGAMGGHEFHHVLRPQLVFEVENQDKVLISLLKKILNEGSADLTDKIYEGKNAMKLLEFQREAGPEFLADGAKVIKNIDSLLSIKPLDRSSLKINKLINNWNTSGHVPGYYMSDIIAKAGYKKELIKHIDDPFQFVYLYDKASKKNKEAYILSSTTMDLVRELDKKYRAKASIEQHQ; this comes from the coding sequence ATGATACATCGAATTCTATTAATATTGTTTATTTTTCTTTCTTCTCAAATGATATATTCTCAAACCTTCGACGATTCAAGCTGCTGGGAATATTTCAAATTAACAGAAAATTTAAAAAAAGACAAGCCTCTTGACAAGAAAGTATGGAATCAGTTTTTAGAAAATAAAGCCATACAGGTTTATCTGAAAGATCAGGGTGTTGACAGTACTTTTACAGATAATTACAGAAAGATTATGGAGATCGTTTATATGCCAAAAAACGCTGCCATCTTACAGGAAAGATTAAAAGAACCAATGAAAAACTGGTGGTTTTATAATATTAATGAGTATAAAGTGAATGAGGACAACATGAAGAAATATCTCACTGATATTAAGAAAGATCCTGAAAGGTATTTTGATGCTTGTTATCAGTACACCTATGCGATGCTTCCCAAAAAATATCAGAAAAAAGCCCCGGAATATAACGTCAGCATTATCCCTATTCACAATGATGCCCATGTAGAGAATGGCTGGATGGTGTTCACGCTGATCGCAGCATATTTTCACGATGCCAATAAAATGGGAGCTATGGGCGGCCATGAGTTTCATCACGTTCTGCGTCCACAGCTTGTATTTGAGGTGGAAAACCAGGATAAAGTCCTGATAAGCCTGCTTAAAAAAATACTGAATGAGGGAAGCGCTGATCTTACAGATAAGATTTATGAAGGGAAAAATGCAATGAAGCTGCTGGAATTTCAGAGAGAAGCTGGCCCCGAATTCCTTGCAGACGGCGCAAAAGTCATTAAAAATATAGATTCCCTATTGTCTATAAAACCTTTGGACCGATCGAGTTTGAAAATCAACAAATTGATTAATAACTGGAACACCAGCGGTCACGTTCCCGGATATTATATGTCGGACATTATAGCAAAAGCAGGGTATAAAAAAGAATTAATCAAACATATTGATGATCCTTTTCAATTTGTATATCTGTATGATAAAGCATCGAAAAAAAATAAAGAAGCGTACATACTGTCATCAACTACGATGGATCTTGTTCGTGAGCTAGATAAAAAGTATAGAGCTAAAGCAAGCATTGAACAGCATCAATAA
- a CDS encoding alpha/beta hydrolase family protein: protein MNYKKICCFLPVFALFIACSVKKNVTSSGNYQVKLDTLTLFDQSRNRRIPIAVYKPQAEQKIPNQQVVIFNHGYGLNKGGDYFVYSYLTEKLASKGYVTVSIQHELPTDALLPTEGNLQLVRRPFWQNGSDNILFVLNELKKIQPDLDYKHLTIIGHSNGGDMAALFGNQHPNLVYKIITMDNRRMFLPRTSVPKIYSLRSNDYPADEGVLPTEDEQKKYHMIIQPTSINHGHMDNKGSDEEKKTLNDFILTYLEEH from the coding sequence ATGAATTATAAAAAAATATGTTGCTTCCTTCCCGTTTTCGCCCTTTTTATTGCCTGTTCAGTAAAGAAAAATGTAACCTCATCCGGTAATTATCAAGTAAAATTGGATACTTTAACTTTATTTGATCAGAGTAGAAACCGGAGAATCCCCATTGCTGTTTATAAACCTCAGGCAGAACAAAAAATTCCCAACCAGCAGGTTGTTATTTTCAATCATGGCTATGGTCTTAACAAAGGCGGAGATTATTTTGTATATTCTTATCTGACTGAAAAACTGGCTTCCAAAGGATATGTTACAGTAAGTATTCAGCATGAGCTTCCTACCGATGCCCTTTTACCTACAGAAGGAAATTTACAACTGGTAAGAAGGCCTTTCTGGCAAAACGGCTCTGATAATATTTTATTTGTTTTAAATGAGCTTAAGAAAATACAACCTGATCTCGATTACAAGCATCTGACTATCATCGGACATTCTAATGGTGGTGATATGGCAGCATTATTTGGAAATCAACATCCTAATCTGGTCTACAAAATTATTACCATGGATAACAGGAGAATGTTTCTTCCAAGAACTTCTGTTCCTAAGATTTATTCATTGCGCTCCAATGATTATCCTGCTGATGAAGGCGTTTTACCTACGGAAGACGAACAGAAAAAATATCATATGATCATACAGCCAACCTCCATCAATCATGGACATATGGATAACAAAGGCAGCGATGAAGAAAAAAAGACGCTTAATGATTTTATCCTTACATATCTTGAAGAACATTAA